The following coding sequences are from one Eucalyptus grandis isolate ANBG69807.140 chromosome 11, ASM1654582v1, whole genome shotgun sequence window:
- the LOC104425062 gene encoding glutathione S-transferase F9, with protein MVVKVYGPDYPSPKRALVCLIEKGVEFETVGVDLFKGEHKAPEYLKLQPFRSLPVVQDGDYTLFESRAIIRYYAEKYKDQRTELLGKTIEERGLVEQWLEVEAHNFHPPIYDLVLKIVYGPFIGLTPDPKQLKESEDKLCQVLDIYEERLSKSKYLAGDFFSLADLSHLPFTQYLVGKMGKEYLIRDRKHVSGWWDDISSRPSWKKVLELWPGLY; from the exons aTGGTGGTGAAGGTGTACGGACCTGACTACCCGTCGCCGAAGCGGGCGCTGGTGTGCCTGATCGAGAAGGGCGTCGAGTTCGAGACCGTCGGCGTCGACCTCTTCAAAGGCGAGCACAAAGCCCCGGAGTACCTCAAGCTCCAG CCCTTCCGATCGCTTCCTGTGGTTCAAGATGGCGACTACACTCTGTTCG AATCGCGGGCCATCATAAGGTATTATGCCGAGAAATACAAGGACCAACGGACTGAACTGCTGGGGAAGACAATCGAGGAGAGGGGGCTCGTTGAGCAGTGGCTCGAAGTCGAGGCCCACAACTTCCATCCGCCAATCTACGACCTTGTCCTCAAAATTGTTTACGGCCCGTTCATTGGGCTTACCCCGGATCCGAAGCAGCTCAAAGAGAGCGAGGACAAGCTCTGTCAGGTTCTGGATATCTACGAGGAGAGGCTGTCAAAGAGCAAGTACCTGGCAGGGGATTTCTTCAGCCTTGCCGACCTGAGCCACCTTCCATTCACCCAGTACTTGGTGGGCAAGATGGGGAAGGAGTACCTGATAAGGGACCGAAAGCATGTGAGCGGTTGGTGGGATGATATCTCGAGCAGGCCTTCTTGGAAGAAGGTCCTTGAGCTCTGGCCCGGTCTGTATTAG